Proteins from a genomic interval of Scophthalmus maximus strain ysfricsl-2021 chromosome 22, ASM2237912v1, whole genome shotgun sequence:
- the poc1bl gene encoding polypeptide N-acetylgalactosaminyltransferase 4, which produces MRGRCSRKLGVLAKAGFLLWLLWLGYLLLARSSFPSSSSVQEEDEERERVARQLSVDESNSDGQLARPLYIKPTPDNNAPGEWGRATHLTLGPEEKKQEEDALERYAINIYVSDKISLHRHIQDQRMNECRSKRFDYRRLPTTSVIIAFYNEAWSTLLRTIHSVLETTPAVLLKEIILIDDYSDRGYLKSQLAEYISNLNRVRLIRTNKREGLVRARLIGATYATGDVLTFLDCHCECVPGWIEPLLERIGENASTIVCPVIDTIDWNTFEFYMQTDEPMIGGFDWRLTFQWHAVPEVERKRRQSRIDPIRSPTMAGGLFAVSKAYFEYLGTYDMGMEVWGGENLELSFRVWQCGGSLEIHPCSHVGHVFPKKAPYARPNFLQNTVRAAEVWMDSYKQHFYNRNPPARKENYGDISERLLLRERLKCNSFDWYLKNTYPDLHVPEDREGWHGAVRSSGIQSECLDYNAPDHSPTGAHLSLFGCHGQGGNQYFEYTSQKEIRFNSVTELCAEVLEGQTSIGMRHCPRDGELKSPSITWEFKKDGTIYHPQSDMCATACRTSEGRTDTQMKRCSPGDKNQQWKFEW; this is translated from the exons ATGAGGGGGCGTTGCTCTCGAAAACTGGGTGTGCTGGCCAAGGCTGGCTtcctgctgtggctgctgtggctgggcTACCTTTTGCTGGCGcgctcctctttcccctcctcttcctccgtgcaggaggaggacgaggagcgcGAGCGCGTGGCGCGACAGCTCTCCGTGGATGAGAGCAACAGCGACGGGCAGCTGGCGAGGCCTCTCTACATTAAGCCCACACCAGACAACAATGCTCCGGGGGAGTGGGGTCGGGCCACGCACCTCACCCTCGGccctgaggaaaagaaacaggaggaggacgCACTCGAGCGCTACGCTATCAACATCTACGTCAGTGACAAGATTTCCCTCCATCGGCACATCCAGGACCAAAGGATGAACGA ATGCCGGAGTAAGAGGTTTGACTACCGGCGTTTACCCACCACCTCTGTGATCATAGCCTTCTACAACGAAGCCTGGTCCACCCTGCTGAGGACAATCCACAGTGTGCTGGAGACCACGCCCGCCGTCCTGTTGAAGGAGATCATTCTCATCGACGACTACAGTGACCGAG GATACCTGAAATCCCAACTAGCTGAATACATCAGTAATCTGAACCGCGTGCGGCTCATCCGGACCAACAAGAGAGAAGGGCTGGTCCGGGCACGTCTCATTGGCGCCACCTACGCGACGGGTGATGTACTGACGTTTCTCGATTGCCACTGTGAGTGTGTCCCAGGCTGGATTGAGCCTCTGCTTGAAAG GATCGGCGAGAATGCCAGTACCATCGTGTGCCCTGTGATCGACACCATTGACTGGAACACTTTTGAGTTCTACATGCAAACAGATGAGCCGATGATCGGGGGTTTCGACTGGAGACTCACCTTCCAGTGGCACGCGGTCCCAGAAGTGGAACGCAAGAGACGCCAGTCTCGCATTGACCCCATCAG ATCCCCAACAATGGCAGGTGGATTATTTGCTGTGAGCAAGGCTTACTTTGAGTACCTGGGCACATATGACATGGGCATGGAGGTGTGGGGAGGAGAAAACCTGGAGCTCTCCTTCAGA GTGTGGCAGTGTGGGGGCAGCCTGGAGATCCACCCCTGCTCTCATGTGGGCCATGTGTTCCCTAAGAAAGCTCCTTATGCGAGGCCCAACTTCCTCCAGAATACTGTTCGAGCTGCAGAGGTTTGGATGGACTCTTATAAACAACACTTCTACAACAGGAATCCTCCAGCAAGAAAG GAAAACTACGGGGACATCTCAGAGCGGCTGCTGCTGAGGGAGAGGCTCAAGTGCAACAGTTTTGACTGGTACCTGAAGAACACCTACCCTGACCTCCATGTTCCTGAGGACAGGGAGGGCTGGCACGGGGCT GTGCGTAGCTCAGGGATACAGTCAGAGTGTCTGGACTACAACGCTCCAGACCACAGTCCGACAGGTGCACACCTCTCCCTGTTCGGCTGCCATGGCCAGGGAGGCAACCAG TACTTTGAATACACATCCCAGAAGGAGATCCGTTTCAACTCGGTGACGGAGCTGTGCGCCGAAGTGCTCGAGGGTCAGACCTCCATCGGGATGAGGCACTGTCCTCGCGATGGGGAGCTCAAGTCTCCCAGCATCACCTGGGAGTTCAAAAAG GACGGGACCATTTACCACCCTCAATCAGACATGTGTGCGACCGCCTGCCGCACATCAGAGGGCCGCACAGACACCCAGATGAAGCGGTGCAGCCCGGGAGACAAGAACCAGCAGTGGAAGTTTGAGTGGTag